AATTTACAGTCAAACTCAACTGTCACAGTTTTGTTTAAGCCACTCTCCTCCATCTTAGATCCCAGAATTTGTTGATTATCAAGGATGGTTGTTACTTCTGCTTCCCCGATGTAACGAGAGGACCCGTCGAAAACACGGAAAGTTTCCCCCTGGGAAACGATCTGGATCGAAAACGCGAAACCTGCATCTGGGTTGCTGTCTGACCAGAAGAAATTGTCGTTATGTAGGACATCCTCACTCTCAAACGTGAGTCTCTTTCCGTAGCCTGCGCCGACTCTTTCCAACAACACTGCCTTGCCTTCAAAAAGGTAGTCATCCGAACCTCCCACGCGAACTTTGTAGCGAAAACCCGGGCTCACGTTGGGGTCAACGTAGGTTCCGACTACGGGCAGTTCATGGGACTTGAGGTCGGTCACCGAGTATTCGGTGGGAATGTCGCCTATCTCTTTGCCCCTTAGTGTGAACTCAACTCCGCCATCAAGCTTATCGAACATCTCGTCCTCTCGAAGAATCCGCTTTGTTGCGTTTGTCCGGAATCGCTTCTGTCGCCACCACGCTCGCCATAACACATTTTGTAGTCTTCTGTCCTCCAGATTTTCGTCTACTGGATGTTTTACTTTGCTGTCTTTAACAGCAATCTCGAAAGCATCTAAATCAAAGGTTCCTTTGCCGTGACGATGGCTAATTTGGTTGATGTAATCCGGAGCCAGGGGAATATTCATTCGATCGGTGAACTCTAGGAAAGACTCGAGATCACTTGGCGAGCTTTCATAATCATACACACAAGACCTTCTCGCAAAATTCATATTTATCTTTTGAAGTTGAAGGAAATATTGTTCACTCTACCCGCTGAATGCATGGACTGGTGGTATTACTTCGGATTTTGTACTAaaagttattttgttttgattccCGGTGTGTTGTTATTCCCAGCACGTGTTGTTTTTCAGATTCATTGTACTTTGAACCCAACTTATGTAGCCGCGTTAAGCCCTGATTGGTTCGTTAGGTTTAAGTCATGTGATAGACACGAGATTCCCATGCGTGCAAACCTTTGGAAACAGGAAATGCAAACAATCGGACAATCGAATGGgtaggacccgaaacgatcccaggacccgaaatgatccccaaaagtaccccaaatgATCCTAGGACCCGAACCGATACCGAGGAGtgcccgaaatcaaccccaaggaattgcggtaatggacaaagggaaagcagaagaaatacttgcaattattgaagcataattaagaGTTAACAGCATCtcaatttctaaacaacgtgacttaaagatattaaattccaatacaatacttctatttattaaattgcccggcgttaaacacataaacagagtccaaaacaaatacacaactttcaaTTGCTACTGAtgaaaggaatacagcataaacatagcacagctttgctcagatcaaccaaactctTGACCTTCCATaacactctaaacattttgcggttccgacacatgactctcaTTTCctgtaaacatcacccctaaaaattaatattcatttgacaaccaaacatgtatttcaccacgaaattcttgtttacacgagcgaatatttaccgacacattatatttaggcagccggttcggccgagaagatggaatgacaaaagcacactgagtaatacactcgaacaacccttctactaccgatgcaaaatattaagaggatgtggcatttgttgaaagcaatattatgtgagttttgaatttcctcatgtagtcgtgcgacACCCCGGCATAatctcatgatatgataggtatttcattcaccgaatacaaacatgcaaaaaaataaccttaacacatttcgcttcctatgaaaagcagcatgtcctatcctttctttttggcttgttatgtaaagaTGATTTATCCACACcgtgttcttcaaattactatcacaggaattgttagttgaccccaatttctgactcaaccactgtatttcccccgcagtccTATATTaatatcttaatactatagttttagttaatgtaaatttccttttaataacacaaataaagctaaatgtttcatatgtttttaaaactgaaagccaatccttacacattccttttgttgtccattactgcaattccttggggttcatttcggggactcttggggatctgtacaggacccgaaatgatcccaggacccgaaatgatccccaaaagtaccccaaatgATCCTAGGACCCGAaccgataccgaggagtccccgaaatcaaccccaaggaattgcggtaatggacaaagggaaagcagaagaaatacttgcaattattgaagcataattaagaGTTAACAGCATCtcaatttctaaacaacgtgacttaaagatattaaattccaatacaatacttctatttattaaattgcccggcgttaaacacataaacagagtccaaaacaaatacacaactttaaattgctactgatgaaaggaatacagcataaacatagcacagctttgctcagatcaaccaaactctTGACCTTCCATaacactctaaacattttgcggttccgacacatgactctcaTTTCctgtaaacatcacccctaaaaattaatattcatttgacaaccaaacatgtatttcaccacgaaattcttgtttacacgagcgaatatttaccgacacattatatttaggcagccggttcggccgagaagatggaatgacaaaagcacactgagtaatacactcgaacaacccttctactaccgatgcaaaatattaagaggatgtggcatttgttgaaagcaatattatgtgagttttgaatttcctcatgtagtcgtgcgacACCCCGGCATAatctcatgatatgataggtatttcattcaccgaatacaaacatgcaaaaaaataaccttaacacatttcgcttcctatgaaaagcagcatgtcctatcctttctttttggcttgttatgtaaagaTGATTTATCCACACcgtgttcttcaaattactatcacaggaattgttagttgaccccaatttctgactcaaccactgtatttcccccgcagtccTATATTaatatcttaatactatagttttagttaatgtaaatttccttttaataacacaaataaagctaaatgtttcatatgtttttaaaactgaaagccaatccttacacattccttttgttgtccattactgcaattccttggggttcatttcggggactcttggggatctgtacaggacccgaaatgatcccaggacccgaaatgatccccaaaagtaccccaaatgATCCTAGGACCCGAaccgataccgaggagtccccgaaatcaaccccaaggaat
The sequence above is a segment of the Nematostella vectensis chromosome 2, jaNemVect1.1, whole genome shotgun sequence genome. Coding sequences within it:
- the LOC116611527 gene encoding uncharacterized protein LOC116611527 — encoded protein: MNFARRSCVYDYESSPSDLESFLEFTDRMNIPLAPDYINQISHRHGKGTFDLDAFEIAVKDSKVKHPVDENLEDRRLQNVLWRAWWRQKRFRTNATKRILREDEMFDKLDGGVEFTLRGKEIGDIPTEYSVTDLKSHELPVVGTYVDPNVSPGFRYKVRVGGSDDYLFEGKAVLLERVGAGYGKRLTFESEDVLHNDNFFWSDSNPDAGFAFSIQIVSQGETFRVFDGSSRYIGEAEVTTILDNQQILGSKMEESGLNKTVTVEFDCKLKYSCDISLAPKTMRVSGVAEAHKSRDTHRASVVQITDIELPDFGKCVLRK